The following coding sequences are from one Acomys russatus chromosome 16, mAcoRus1.1, whole genome shotgun sequence window:
- the LOC127199819 gene encoding protein max-like, with product MSDNDDIEVESKADKRAHHNALERKRRDHIKDSFHSLRDSVPSLQGEKASRAQILDKATEYIQYMRRKNHTHQQDIDDLKRQNALLEQQVRALEKARSSAQLQTNYPSSDNSLYTNAKGGTISAFVGGSDSSSESEPEEPQNRKKLRMEAS from the coding sequence ATGAGCGATAACGATGACATCGAGGTGGAGAGCAAAGCCGACAAACGGGCTCATCATAATGCACTGGAACGAAAACGTAGGGACCACATCAAAGACAGCTTTCACAGTTTGCGGGACTCAGTCCCATCACTCCAAGGAGAGAAGGCATCCCGGGCCCAAATCCTAGACAAAGCAACAGAGTATATCCAGTATATGCGAAGGAAAAACCATACGCACCAGCAAGACATTGATGACCTCAAGCGGCAGAATGCTCTTCTAGAGCAACAAGTCCGTGCACTGGAGAAGGCAAGGTCAAGTGCCCAACTGCAGACCAACTACCCCTCCTCAGACAACAGCCTCTACACCAACGCCAAGGGCGGCACCATCTCTGCCTTCGTTGGGGGTTCAGACTCCAGCTCAGAATCCGAGCCTGAAGAGCCCCAGAACAGGAAGAAACTCCGGATGGAGGCCAGCTAA